AAGCCATGTAACTTGACTTTACCGAAGAGtaaaactttaaaaacaatttaagtatttttattaGTTTCAATACTGTATTAGTATTGAATTTACTACGCATGTTGATATTATTCTTCACGTtttataatcatatatatatatttaatctaaatagtaaaaatataaattccaaATTCCTAAGTTAAAATAGGGGATGGTCAGCCATGTAACTTAATTTGAAAGGTAGAGTAGATTTTCTCcctctaaattaatttaaaatattttaacgaaaatattttattaattttacaaatttacaaaatACGAATAATTAAATACtggatttattttgatatttagaaatcaaaaatatattttattaattttgatactATACCAGCAATAAATTGTGACCATTTATCTtgcatttatattattttcatacgccataattatggttaatgtattatttatttatataaattgggACGTtaccttttaaaaatataaattggcAGGTTTACCATTGCGTTAACTAATAAGGTTTTGGTTGAATTTCAAAGTTGAGGTCTTAAGatctttgaaattttatatttgagtCCTCTTATATAATAGCAGTtgagttaattatttaattcaatttatttctgtTTAAGTTGGTCTTTCAAAAAAGGTAGTTTAAATATGTTAGCTCGGTTGGTAGcagtattttgagattatatcaaataatcatctaaattatttttaaaaaaaatattattttgtattgtattttataatttttttataaaattaatatttttataggttaattattaaattaatttttttaatgttgaaaTTATTGATATTCTAGTTTTTCTAATACTATACTTATCTTTACTTTACTTTAAACAATAAATGTAAGTTAAGTAAATATTGGGGAATAAAATCTGTGTAATATTTGATTATCTTTAATTACCTTGGTTGAATCattctatatattttattttaataaatagatGGCATggacttagggactaaatttttgaTAAACTCAGGGGGTGTTATAAAAAATACACGGAAATGGAAACCTATTAAACGTAATTAACTTCGGAAAATGTAATAAAAGGAAACGTGTGATTTGCATGTTTAGAACTTTCcataaaaggaacaaactttaCCTTGAATATTCCTCTGCACTTTAATGGCTTCTTCTCTGTACCTAATAATAACGACATCAGACATATCACTACGTATCAGTTTcttttttgtctttcttttttctcAAACCCATTTCTCTCATATGATTTTCCCATTTTCCGCCGCCGCCGCTAGACTTTTCTTGTCTTATTTTCCTCTGTAATTTCTTTCTCACCTTCCACTTTTCTCGTTTCACAATTTCGTCTAACACATGGAGAAGCTGATCGTCGATGGCAGCCATTGCCATAATCAACTCTGGTTTATTATTCGTGCTTCCTTTGTTTTTTTCGTTGTATTGCTTTGCTTGGATTATTCGGTTCTCTCCGGTGTTAAAAATGGAGGCTTTCCCTTAGTTTCCCAAAGCCTTTCTGGTTCTCAGAAAACCCACAAAGCTACCCAGCTTGCCGCCAATGATGAAATTTCAGTCCCAAATCCAATTTCCAATGATGCCCATCGGGATTTTCCTTTCCGGGAAAATAATTATAATGTTACTTTAGCTAATGTAACTGATCCATGTTCAGGTAAATACATATATGTTCATCGTCTTCCAACAAGGTTTAACAATGGCGTCCTCAAGGATTGTCGGAACCTTATCAAATGGTTCAATATGTGTCCTTCGTTAATGAATTCAGGGTTTGGTCCTAAAGTTGAAAAACCCCGAGGTGTTTTGTCGAGAAAAAACTGGTTCGAAACGAACCAGTTTATGTTAGAACTCATTTTCCATCAAAGGATTAAGCAATACAAGTGCTTAACCAatgattcatcaatggcatcagcTGTTTATGTACCCTTTTATGCTGGCCTAGATGTTGGTCGTTACCTATGGGGCTACAACACATCGATGCGAGACTCGGCGGCTTACGGTGTCGCTGATTGGCTTCGGAAACAACACGAATGGAACCGGATGTTCGGTCAAGATCATTTCTTCGTCGCGGGGAGGATCGCTTGGGATTTCCGAAGACAGACCGATAACGAATCCGAATGGGGTAGTAAGCTAATGAACTTGCCTGAATTTATGAACATTACAATGTTGTCTATTGAATCAAGTTCATGGAGCAATGAATTCGCTATACCGTATCCGACTTACTTCCATCCGTTGAGAGATATCAATGTTGTCCATTGGCAAAAAGGGACCCGAACTGGAAAAAGGCGGTACCTGTTCTGTTTCGCCGGTGCACCACGTCCTACTATGAAGGGCTCGATCAGGGGTGAGATCATCAACCAATGTTTATCGGCCCCGAATCGTACATGCAAGTTTCTCGATTGTAAGGCCGAGGGAAACAAATGTGACACACCAGTTGAAGTGATCAAAGTGTTTAGAGACTGCAAGTTTTGCTTACAACCTCCAGGGGATTCGTACACTCGGCGTTCGACTTTCGATTCGATTATTTCGGGCTGTATTCCGGTTTTCTTCCATCCGTATTCGGCTTACGCCCAATACATATGGTACTTCCCTAAGAATTATACTAAATATTCGGTCTATATTCCCCATAACGACATCAAAAACGGCAATGTGAGCATCAATCGGGTGCTTTCGAGATTCTCAGAACATCGAATATCGGAAATGAGAAAAGAGGTTGTGAAATTGATCCCTAAGGTGATATATGCAAACCCCAAATCaagatttgagagatttgaggatgCCATTGACATTGCATTGAAAAAAGCTACTGAAAGAGTGAACAAAGTTGGGGAAGTTATGAAAGAAGGCAAAGATCCCAGTGTTGAATTTGCTGCTGGGAATCAATGGAAGATGAAATTAGATGGGATTATGGGAGATCAGGCATTGGAGACATTGTTTTAAAGAACAAAAAACAAcatgtgaaaaaaaaagagagattttaTACAAAACTCAATCCCATGTTTTTTATGATATCTCTCCATTGtttgttttattctttctttGATTGAAACTTATGTGTTTGGATAAAATGGATTTGGTTGATCATCTGTTTATTCTTATTGTAATTCCGGGGGTGtatgtgaaaaatatatttgCTATGGTTTTATTGATTATATTGGAACGTGAGTATCAAATACACTCACGTGTCTAATCAATTAAATTTATGAAGATTCAGACTTCTCTAAAAAAAATCTCTTTCactgaattatatattaaaatcatATGAGAGGATATGATGGGATCTTCTatctaattaagtgaattttttattacatttagttatctaaaacaaatattaagtaaggctaaaaattaataaatatacatTTGTTGTTGagtataagaaaattaaatattgttCTGGTAAAAAAGTATAAGAAAATGTGAGTTCAAATAAGTTAAAAAACATTTGTTGTTGAGAGGGGTTATAATGGGTatttaaagaaaaacaaagattCCGAGCAACATAGTTAGCTTATAATCCTATGCTCCATGGCTAACCCGCAAGTAGGAACTATTTCTTCCTCAACATCTCTAGCCCACAAAGACCATTGCAATTGCACTGCAGTTATTGGATGAACTGCATGAGCTCTTCTGATTCTTGAACCAGATGCCTCAGATAGACATATATACTTTATTTTACCTTCCTCAACTGATTTCTTCAATTCTCcaagttaaaaaaatttcccattttTAGCATATACCGTAAAGGTAATCTGTCGATAAAGTATTGGACTCTTAGTTTGACTCGATTCAAGTAAAGAAAAAACGAGGAAAAGGATAGATCAGAAAGCAACTTACCGTGATTTCAATAGCGACCTTGGTGTCAACCCGATGCTGATGATAAAGATCAATCCAGTCCAAACCAAGTCGTTTCAAGCTAGCTTCACATGCTGCTCTTAAATAAGCAGGGCCACCCCCGATTCCCTTTTACCATCAACAAAACAAGCACCAAATTTAGTAGCCAATTTTCCTAGAAGGATTTCATTAGTATGTGAACCATAAACATCTGACGTGTCAAGGAAAGTGACTCCACTGTTGATGGCATGGTGGATAAGGTTGATCATTTCTGGTTCAGATTTAGGTGGACCATAGAAGGCTGACATGCTCATGCAACCCAGACCTTCAGCTGACGATTCAAGGCCTTGGGTTCCTAGCTTTATTCTCCTCACCTTTGcttccatttcttcttctttaaacaGTATCTTCAACAGGTTCAGCAATGGAGTTTTTTTTGCAGGTCACTGTATCTTTTTTCTAGCTTATACAGCAGAAGAAAGCAGCAGCCATGGTGTTGAAGTGACTCATTGAGTTGTGGGCTAATAACCCCACTTCCAGCCAACTTTATTCAATACCGTGAATCATTTCATATCTTTATTTCTTGCTTTCTATAATCAGACAAAACATGTTATTTCAAGTAATGTAAGGAATAAAAAAAGATCGGATAGGATGACAAACCAATCAGTTACCATTCTTTTTATCAATTAGGCCAGTTCGAGTAATGATTGGTAACCAGATTGAATAAACTATCAAATCTCAATTTAATCAATCCAATCTGTCAGTCCAATCTATTTTAGATAAAAGTTATAAAAGGGCAAAATTTAGATAAAAGTTATTCAATAAATCAACTTTATTActtatatatcatattatatttataattcacTCAAGCGTACTTTAGTTTAcgttttaaatttaatcaaattttttaacaaggtttaaattaagatttttaaacatgatttaacggaaaaatattgaaataatataaaagttCTTTTAAATTAGTTTAATACCATTGTCCATAGTCCTCTTGCAACCACTTTCATCTTATGTTACTCGGACTTAAAATAACTACTATATATAGGTATATGTCTAACACAAATACAATCTACTTTTTCCTatgtttttctttatatatataaatatatatatttgtaatgatCATACTGGTACATATGCTGGAATATGTGTTAGACTAATATGTCAAATACGAAGGAAAATAAAGAGTTCATATCTTGTGCCAGAAACTTTGGCTTTCATTATCCCTGGAATACACAATCTCAACGTGACAAACTTAGATAAACTGCTACAAACTTTGTAGTTTAACATCACACCAGAGAAACAGTTGATACTTTTGACAGAAACTTATTCTCTGAGAGCAACATAGAGACTCGATCTTGGTGGCTTCAAAACACATATCCAGGGCGTTACATTAAGTTTAAGACCATACCTCATCATGAAGACTGCATCAAATGAGGCAGTTGCATGAAGTATTCATTCAGTGTTTCCATGAAGATAATGGAGGAGTTTCAGATTCATCGTGAGTAACAAGGACACCACCATATCTGTCTCCTTTCACAGAATCTGCTTTAGCAATGGATTCAAGCTCACACATTTCTTCAGGTGTTAGTTTTATGGACAAAGCTCCAACATTCTGGTTGAAGTTCTCAACTTTGGTGGTTCCAGGAATGGGGCAAACATCATCTCCTTGGTTATGGACCCAAGCCAATGCAAGCTGTGATGGGGTGCACCCTTTCTTTGCTGCTATTTCATTAACTCGATCATAAAGGCGTTGGTTATGCTCCATATTTCAGGCTGGAACCTTGGTAGATtctattggaacccaccc
This window of the Gossypium hirsutum isolate 1008001.06 chromosome A09, Gossypium_hirsutum_v2.1, whole genome shotgun sequence genome carries:
- the LOC107942707 gene encoding probable xyloglucan galactosyltransferase GT12, with protein sequence MEKLIVDGSHCHNQLWFIIRASFVFFVVLLCLDYSVLSGVKNGGFPLVSQSLSGSQKTHKATQLAANDEISVPNPISNDAHRDFPFRENNYNVTLANVTDPCSGKYIYVHRLPTRFNNGVLKDCRNLIKWFNMCPSLMNSGFGPKVEKPRGVLSRKNWFETNQFMLELIFHQRIKQYKCLTNDSSMASAVYVPFYAGLDVGRYLWGYNTSMRDSAAYGVADWLRKQHEWNRMFGQDHFFVAGRIAWDFRRQTDNESEWGSKLMNLPEFMNITMLSIESSSWSNEFAIPYPTYFHPLRDINVVHWQKGTRTGKRRYLFCFAGAPRPTMKGSIRGEIINQCLSAPNRTCKFLDCKAEGNKCDTPVEVIKVFRDCKFCLQPPGDSYTRRSTFDSIISGCIPVFFHPYSAYAQYIWYFPKNYTKYSVYIPHNDIKNGNVSINRVLSRFSEHRISEMRKEVVKLIPKVIYANPKSRFERFEDAIDIALKKATERVNKVGEVMKEGKDPSVEFAAGNQWKMKLDGIMGDQALETLF